The following coding sequences are from one Coffea arabica cultivar ET-39 chromosome 11e, Coffea Arabica ET-39 HiFi, whole genome shotgun sequence window:
- the LOC113719230 gene encoding uncharacterized protein C594.04c, giving the protein MGGSNTSHSNLKNAVLAFLVPLPSILFYLTFLYHYQDDDPNLLSPVWKWCYNHPILLANIFFFFNVNVLFWLIGLIQSSHWMIDPYWTVIPVLLVHYYANHPLAVENKYNVWRSRIVTCLTWVWSIRLSHNYFRRENWQWGVREDWRFTDMKHQYGKCWWWVSFFAVYLSQQVFLMGICMPMYVIHLENKQLDILDFVGIAICLSGIAIAYFADTQLHDFVSRNKKLKELGKPVVPNLDKGLWQYSRHPNYFGEQLWWWGLVILAWNLGYGWTFVGSLINSLCLAYVTVLVEKRMLKQDYRAEAYQLYQKTTSVWIPWFRSPLIGKSKNT; this is encoded by the exons ATGGGTGGTAGCAATACTAGTCACAGTAACCTCAAGAATGCAGTCCTAGCATTTCTAGTTCCCCTGCCCTCCATCCTCTTCTACCTCACTTTCCTCTACCACTACCAGGATGATGATCCCAATTTGCTTTCCCCTGTATGGAAATGGTGCTATAACCACCCTATCCTGCTAGCCaacatcttctttttcttcaatgtCAATGTTCTCTTTTGGCTCATTGGCCTCATCCAATCTAGCCATTGG ATGATTGATCCGTATTGGACGGTGATACCTGTTTTATTGGTGCACTACTATGCAAACCATCCATTGGCAGTAGAGAATAAGTACAATGTTTGGAGATCAAGAATTGTAACATGTTTGACGTGGGTCTGGAGTATTAGGCTCAGTCATAACTACTTTCGCCGCGAAAATTGGCAATGGGGTGTTAGAGAGGATTGGAGGTTTACAGATATGAAGCATCAGTATGGCAAATGCTGGTGGTGGGTTTCTTTCTTTGCTGTTTACTTGTCCCAACAG GTCTTTCTCATGGGCATATGCATGCCTATGTATGTGATCCATTTAGAGAACAAGCAACTAGATATCTTGGACTTTGTTGGAATAGCAATATGTTTGTCTGGAATTGCAATTGCTTATTTTGCCGATACACAACTTCATGATTTTGTGAGTAGAAATAAGAAGCTAAAAGAGCTTGGCAAGCCAGTTGTTCCCAACCTTGACAAAGGGCTGTGGCAATACTCAAGACATCCAAACTATTTTGGGGAGCAGTTGTGGTGGTGGGGACTAGTCATTCTTGCATGGAACCTGGGTTATGGCTGGACTTTTGTTGGTTCACTCATCAATAGCCTGTGTTTAGCTTATGTAACTGTGCTTGTGGAGAAGAGGATGTTGAAGCAAGATTACAGGGCTGAAGCATACCAATTGTACCAGAAGACAACTTCAGTGTGGATACCTTGGTTCAGGTCACCGTTGATAGGAAAATCAAAGAACACTTGA
- the LOC113718504 gene encoding receptor-like protein EIX1 encodes MRKAMGNLHVATLLSFNFWLLIVQFQLCHTQKIYSNTSCIERERKALLKFRESLIDESHHLSSWCGENCCSWEGIGCSKSNGHVVKLDLHNQFPFDPSRYFYDVIYANSYSTTCLGGEISPSLLELEHLQYLDLSMNNFSGIPIPTFLGSLRNLRYLDLSSAGFEGMVPDDLGNLSRLKYLHLGDTPQGWSFGSDFTLTAKDLWWIAKLSSLESLDLSGVQIVNKGDWLHAVNMLPSLLSLTLAGCDLKTIPPVSHINFTSLTSLDLKGNGFSSPIPLWFSNMTSLMNLHLEGNYFFGPIPDSLLQLTSLTLLHLSSNSFRTSLPDSLCNLSSLAYVDLSFNHFQGSLPVCLGKLSSLTILHVHSNEFSGTIPTSLGQLTKLQRLRLADNPFTGMLSDFHFANLRELKILDISSTLLSWNVSSMWIPPFQLQYIHMGSTKLGPPFPSWLQTQREVNTLIMSNASISDTIPDWFEKVYSQIHYLDLSTNNITGKPPVFKEINTFDRLIIFYSNKFEGSLVSFPPNAVAFDASRNLLTGNIPPLDGNSEIPLILRYLHLNDNQLTGSIPDCICNIQSLFTLDLSNNQLTGRVPLCLGKLQQLKTLNLRNNSLSGHIPNSLGYMEPLVYLLLSKNKFHGELPWKMQNMKNLQVLDLGENGLSGILPAWICNGLSNLRILRLQSNNLEGNISMQFCHLKDLQVLNLAHNKLEGKIPTCFGNLSAMVSTESDITPFAFYLTRHPQKLSNFMKGRELEYSTNLPYLRSLELSGNNLVGEVPEELMDLVGLQSLTLSNNHLSGRIPDKIGNLKQLESLDLSRNELSGSIPLSLSTIDTLSYLNLSFNNLSGRIPTGNQLQTLNDPSSFEGNSGLCGKPLLKTCPDDKSPDGNKSSGRHEAGEESYFSWFFAGIGPGFAVGFSAVCGILTFKKSWRYAYFQFMENVYNRLWLAIALKTSKLQRKFSRCI; translated from the coding sequence ATGAGAAAAGCAATGGGAAATCTCCATGTTGCGACTTTActttcctttaatttttggCTTCTCATTGTGCAATTTCAGCTTTGTCATACACAAAAAATCTACTCAAACACAAGCTGCATTGAGAGAGAGCGAAAAGCTCTTCTCAAGTTTAGGGAAAGCCTAATAGATGAATCACACCATCTGTCATCCTGGTGTGGAGAAAACTGTTGTTCATGGGAAGGAATTGGTTGTAGCAAGAGTAATGGCCATGTTGTCAAGCTTGACCTCCATAACCAATTTCCATTCGATCCTTCTAGGTACTTTTATGATGTAATCTACGCTAACAGTTACAGCACAACCTGCTTGGGAGGTGAGATAAGTCCATCTTTACTCGAGTTGGAGCATTTGCAATATTTGGACCTTAGCATGAACAACTTCTCAGGCATTCCAATCCCAACATTCTTGGGATCCTTAAGGAATTTGAGATATCTCGACCTGTCTAGTGCCGGTTTTGAAGGAATGGTTCCTGATGATCTAGGAAACCTCTCAAGGTTAAAGTACCTCCATCTTGGAGATACACCTCAAGGCTGGAGTTTTGGCTCAGACTTCACATTGACTGCAAAAGATCTTTGGTGGATAGCTAAGCTTTCTTCTCTAGAAAGCTTAGACTTGTCTGGCGTACAGATTGTGAACAAAGGAGATTGGTTGCATGCTGTTAACATGCTCCCATCTTTGTTATCATTAACTTTGGCAGGTTGTGATCTTAAAACTATTCCTCCTGTTTCACACATTAATTTCACTTCTCTTACTTCCCTTGACCTCAAAGGGAATGGCTTTAGTTCTCCAATTCCTCTCTGGTTCTCTAATATGACTTCACTCATGAACCTTCACCTTGAAGGTAACTACTTCTTTGGTCCAATTCCTGACTCCCTTTTGCAACTGACCTCTCTTACTTTGCTTCATCTTTCTTCCAATAGCTTCAGAACTTCATTACCAGATTCACTGTGTAATTTGAGTAGCCTTGCTTATGTCGATTTGAGTTTTAATCACTTTCAGGGATCACTTCCAGTTTGCCTGGGGAAACTATCTTCTCTTACTATACTCCATGTTCATTCTAATGAGTTTTCTGGTACCATTCCTACAAGTCTTGGGCAGCTCACTAAACTGCAAAGGTTACGTCTTGCAGACAACCCATTTACTGGTATGCTGTCTGATTTCCACTTTGCCAATCTCAGGGAACTCAAAATTCTGGATATTTCTTCAACCTTGCTGAGTTGGAATGTAAGCTCCATGTGGATTCCTCCATTTCAACTACAATATATTCACATGGGTTCCACCAAATTAGGACCTCCATTTCCTTCATGGCTTCAAACACAAAGGGAGGTTAATACATTGATCATGTCAAATGCAAGCATCTCAGATACCATCCCTGATTGGTTTGAAAAGGTGTATTCGCAGATTCATTACTTGGATCTTAGCACCAACAACATAACAGGCAAGCCACCAGTGTTCAAAGAAATTAACACGTTTGATCGACTCATAATTTTTTATTCCAACAAATTTGAGGGCTCCTTGGTATCGTTTCCACCAAATGCTGTTGCATTTGATGCTTCAAGAAATTTGCTAACTGGAAATATTCCTCCCCTTGATGGGAACTCGGAAATTCCACTGATATTGAGATATCTCCATCTGAATGATAACCAATTGACTGGAAGCATCCCTGATTGTATATGCAACATACAGTCTTTGTTCACCTTAGATCTCTCCAACAATCAGTTAACAGGAAGAGTCCCTCTATGCCTGGGGAAGCTGCAGCAGTTGAAGACACTGAACTTGAGAAACAACAGCCTGTCTGGTCATATCCCAAATTCATTAGGCTACATGGAACCTCTGGTATATTTACTCTTGAGCAAAAATAAGTTTCACGGGGAGCTCCCCTGGAAAATGCAGAACATGAAAAATCTACAAGTTCTTGATCTTGGAGAAAATGGACTATCAGGCATTTTACCTGCCTGGATTTGCAATGGGTTATCAAATCTAAGAATTCTCAGACTTCAATCCAATAACCTTGAAGGTAATATTTCAATGCAATTCTGCCACCTTAAAGATCTTCAGGTACTAAACTTGGCTCACAACAAACTGGAAGGAAAAATTCCTACCTGTTTTGGTAACTTGAGTGCAATGGTATCTACTGAATCAGACATTACACCATTTGCATTTTATCTAACTCGCCATCCTCAAAAGCTTTCAAACTTTATGAAAGGAAGAGAGCTCGAGTACTCCACAAACCTTCCTTATCTAAGATCCCTGGAGCTTTCAGGAAATAATTTAGTTGGAGAGGTCCCTGAAGAACTAATGGATCTTGTTGGGTTGCAAAGTTTGACTTTGTCCAATAATCATCTAAGTGGAAGAATCCCAGACAAAATTGGCAATTTGAAACAACTAGAGTCTCTTGATTTATCAAGAAATGAACTCTCTGGTTCAATCCCTCTAAGTTTGTCCACTATAGACACTCTGAGTTACCTAAATCTATCATTTAATAATCTATCAGGGCGAATACCAACTGGAAATCAGCTCCAAACCTTGAATGATCCATCTAGTTTTGAAGGCAACAGTGGACTTTGTGGtaaaccactcttgaaaacttgccCTGACGACAAATCACCTGATGGGAATAAGTCTAGTGGTAGACATGAAGCTGGCGAAGAGTCTTATTTCTCATGGTTCTTTGCTGGGATTGGACCTGGTTTTGCAGTTGGATTCTCGGCAGTTTGTGGCATCCTCACTTTCAAGAAATCGTGGAGATATGCTTATTTTCAATTCATGGAAAATGTCTACAACAGACTGTGGCTGGCAATTGCATTGAAGACTTCAAAGCTTCAAAGGAAGTTCAGTAGGTGTATTTAG